From a region of the Alnus glutinosa chromosome 1, dhAlnGlut1.1, whole genome shotgun sequence genome:
- the LOC133879545 gene encoding eukaryotic translation initiation factor 2A isoform X2, producing the protein MAAIDPSPSLEILVRGPEGFSLWNGPPFSNGQPGIKIEKVPCSNSKFSEDGSRLMVMKSDNVISIYDCSSSKEIRSFQLPNLAAASLSPCGNFLQTFQKASTPQEKNVILWKTETGDAVYHQFQKNMTKVTWPSIQFSFDEAVACRLATNEIQFFDAGDFSKGVVHRIRVPGVAAIELSKAPGSHVAAFVPESKGVPASVQIFACGKDSQSQPIARRSFFRCSTVQLNWNHGSTGLLVVVQSDVDKTNQSYYGESKLIYLTTDGTYEGVVSLRKEGPVHEVQWSYSGSEFAVVYGFMPARATVFDKKCNPLLELGTGPYNTIRWNPKGKFLCLAGFGNLPGDMAFWDYVEKKQLGTTKAEWSVTSEWSSDGRYFMTATTAPRLQVDNGIKIFHYNGSLYFKKMFDKLYQADWKPVSPDRYGEIVELIKSIDSLKVEETKPQGQGSKASQASTKTTSNNPPAQKPAAYRPPHAKNAAAVQAELDCINCFMRL; encoded by the exons ATGGCTGCCATTGACCCCTCACCATCTTTGGAGATCTTAG TTCGGGGACCAGAAGGGTTCTCACTCTGGAATGGGCCCCCATTCAGCAATGGTCAACCTGGTATAAAGATTGAAAAGGTTCCTTGCTCAAATTCAAAGTTCAGTGAAGACGGATCCAGACTCATGGTGATGAAATCTGACAATGTGATTAGCATATATGATTGCAGCAGCTCCAAAGAAATCAGATCTTTTCAACTCCCCAATCTAGCTGCAGCTTCCTTGTCCCCATGTGGTAATTTTCTTCAAACCTTTCAAAAAGCTTCAACACCACAGGAAAAAAATGTGATCTTATGGAAGACGGAGACTGGTGATGCTGTCTATCATCAATTCCAAAAGAACATGACAAAAGTCACATG GCCCTCAATTCAGTTTAGCTTTGATGAAGCTGTTGCATGTCGGCTAGCAACTAATGAGATCCAATTTTTTGATGCTGGGGATTTCTCCAAAGGAGTTGTCCATCGGATAAGAGTTCCTGGAGTGGCTGCAATTGAGCTTTCTAAAGCCCCTGGGTCCCACGTGGCAGCATTTGTTCCAGAATCTAAG GGGGTTCCTGCCAGTGTCCAGATATTTGCTTGTGGAAAAGATTCACAGAGTCAACCTATTGCTCGTCGGAGTTTTTTCCGATGTTCAACAGTGCAATTGAATTGGAATCATGGCTCTACTGGGCTTCTGGTTGTGGTGCAGTCTGATGTTGATAAAACCAACCAAAGTTACTATGGAGAATCAAAATTAATCTACTTGACAACAGACGGGACCTATGAAGGAGTCGTGTCTCTTC GTAAAGAGGGGCCTGTTCATGAGGTTCAGTGGTCATATTCTGGTTCAGAATTTGCAGTTGTTTATGGAT TTATGCCCGCTAGAGCAACTGTGTTCGACAAGAAGTGTAATCCTCTACTTGAGCTTGGAACAGGCCCATACAATACTATCCGGTGGAACCCAAAAGGGAAAT TTCTATGTTTGGCAGGTTTCGGTAACTTGCCTGGTGATATG GCATTTTGGGACTATGTAGAGAAGAAGCAGCTTGGAACAACTAAGGCTGAATGGTCTGTGACAAGTGAATGGTCCTCAGATGGACGCTATTTCATGACTGCAACAACAGCTCCAAGACTACAAGTTGACAATGG GATTAAAATTTTCCACTACAACGGATCCTTATACTTCAAGAAGATGTTTGACAAGTTGTACCAG GCTGATTGGAAACCAGTCTCACCTGATAGGTATGGTGAAATTGTTGAACTCATCAAGTCTATTGACTCCTTAAAGGTCGAAGAAACCAAACCACAAG GACAAGGGTCAAAAGCTTCCCAGGCTTCCACAAAAACCACCTCCAACAACCCTCCTGCACAAAAACCTGCAGCATATCGCCCACCGCATGCTAAGAATGCGGCTGCTGTTCAGGCAGAG TTGGATTGTATTAATTGCTTTATGAGGTTATGA
- the LOC133879545 gene encoding eukaryotic translation initiation factor 2A isoform X1 produces MAAIDPSPSLEILVRGPEGFSLWNGPPFSNGQPGIKIEKVPCSNSKFSEDGSRLMVMKSDNVISIYDCSSSKEIRSFQLPNLAAASLSPCGNFLQTFQKASTPQEKNVILWKTETGDAVYHQFQKNMTKVTWPSIQFSFDEAVACRLATNEIQFFDAGDFSKGVVHRIRVPGVAAIELSKAPGSHVAAFVPESKGVPASVQIFACGKDSQSQPIARRSFFRCSTVQLNWNHGSTGLLVVVQSDVDKTNQSYYGESKLIYLTTDGTYEGVVSLRKEGPVHEVQWSYSGSEFAVVYGFMPARATVFDKKCNPLLELGTGPYNTIRWNPKGKFLCLAGFGNLPGDMAFWDYVEKKQLGTTKAEWSVTSEWSSDGRYFMTATTAPRLQVDNGIKIFHYNGSLYFKKMFDKLYQADWKPVSPDRYGEIVELIKSIDSLKVEETKPQGQGSKASQASTKTTSNNPPAQKPAAYRPPHAKNAAAVQAELFGESPKEAMGKNASRNKKKREKQKEKKAADTADASSGT; encoded by the exons ATGGCTGCCATTGACCCCTCACCATCTTTGGAGATCTTAG TTCGGGGACCAGAAGGGTTCTCACTCTGGAATGGGCCCCCATTCAGCAATGGTCAACCTGGTATAAAGATTGAAAAGGTTCCTTGCTCAAATTCAAAGTTCAGTGAAGACGGATCCAGACTCATGGTGATGAAATCTGACAATGTGATTAGCATATATGATTGCAGCAGCTCCAAAGAAATCAGATCTTTTCAACTCCCCAATCTAGCTGCAGCTTCCTTGTCCCCATGTGGTAATTTTCTTCAAACCTTTCAAAAAGCTTCAACACCACAGGAAAAAAATGTGATCTTATGGAAGACGGAGACTGGTGATGCTGTCTATCATCAATTCCAAAAGAACATGACAAAAGTCACATG GCCCTCAATTCAGTTTAGCTTTGATGAAGCTGTTGCATGTCGGCTAGCAACTAATGAGATCCAATTTTTTGATGCTGGGGATTTCTCCAAAGGAGTTGTCCATCGGATAAGAGTTCCTGGAGTGGCTGCAATTGAGCTTTCTAAAGCCCCTGGGTCCCACGTGGCAGCATTTGTTCCAGAATCTAAG GGGGTTCCTGCCAGTGTCCAGATATTTGCTTGTGGAAAAGATTCACAGAGTCAACCTATTGCTCGTCGGAGTTTTTTCCGATGTTCAACAGTGCAATTGAATTGGAATCATGGCTCTACTGGGCTTCTGGTTGTGGTGCAGTCTGATGTTGATAAAACCAACCAAAGTTACTATGGAGAATCAAAATTAATCTACTTGACAACAGACGGGACCTATGAAGGAGTCGTGTCTCTTC GTAAAGAGGGGCCTGTTCATGAGGTTCAGTGGTCATATTCTGGTTCAGAATTTGCAGTTGTTTATGGAT TTATGCCCGCTAGAGCAACTGTGTTCGACAAGAAGTGTAATCCTCTACTTGAGCTTGGAACAGGCCCATACAATACTATCCGGTGGAACCCAAAAGGGAAAT TTCTATGTTTGGCAGGTTTCGGTAACTTGCCTGGTGATATG GCATTTTGGGACTATGTAGAGAAGAAGCAGCTTGGAACAACTAAGGCTGAATGGTCTGTGACAAGTGAATGGTCCTCAGATGGACGCTATTTCATGACTGCAACAACAGCTCCAAGACTACAAGTTGACAATGG GATTAAAATTTTCCACTACAACGGATCCTTATACTTCAAGAAGATGTTTGACAAGTTGTACCAG GCTGATTGGAAACCAGTCTCACCTGATAGGTATGGTGAAATTGTTGAACTCATCAAGTCTATTGACTCCTTAAAGGTCGAAGAAACCAAACCACAAG GACAAGGGTCAAAAGCTTCCCAGGCTTCCACAAAAACCACCTCCAACAACCCTCCTGCACAAAAACCTGCAGCATATCGCCCACCGCATGCTAAGAATGCGGCTGCTGTTCAGGCAGAG CTGTTTGGGGAGAGTCCTAAAGA AGCAATGGGAAAGAATGCATCgcgaaacaagaaaaaaagggagaaacagaaagagaaaaaggcTGCTGACACTGCCGATGCTTCCAGTGGTACATGA